In Bacteroidales bacterium, a genomic segment contains:
- a CDS encoding response regulator: MDSHGEKILIVDDSESIREVVSFTLENAGHEVVKAVDGQDALKYLDGQKYDLIITDLHMPNLNGIELIKKVRTIEEYKFIPILFLTTESQTAKKMEARDAGATGWIVKPFVPEKLLEAIKKVVR, translated from the coding sequence ATAGATTCCCATGGAGAAAAAATCTTAATTGTTGATGACTCAGAAAGTATTCGCGAAGTAGTTAGTTTTACTTTAGAAAATGCTGGCCACGAAGTAGTTAAAGCAGTCGATGGACAAGATGCTCTTAAATATCTTGATGGACAGAAGTACGATTTGATTATCACCGACCTGCATATGCCAAACCTTAACGGCATTGAACTAATAAAGAAAGTTAGAACTATAGAAGAGTATAAATTTATTCCAATATTGTTTTTGACCACCGAGTCGCAAACAGCAAAAAAAATGGAAGCTAGAGATGCCGGGGCTACAGGCTGGATTGTCAAACCATTTGTTCCCGAGAAACTGCTCGAGGCAATTAAAAAAGTTGTGAGATAA
- a CDS encoding methyltransferase domain-containing protein translates to MDIQPKTYYNAQLSDKDFDALSSYIYGEYGIKMPYVKKVMLQSRLQKRLKELNLSTFKEYIEHVFGTPGSEEVIHMMDVVSTNKTDFFREPAHFDFMRDVILPEAISNNQRNIKIWSAGSSSGEEAYTIAFTINEFNENIKNNSGIDYQIIGTDISTIVLKAAIDAVYKEDKVEPIPMSLRRKYFLKSKDPRKNLYRVIPQVRSKVKFGRMNLMDSSYSINETFDIIFCRNTLIYFDRETQENVINKLCRHLRPKGYFFLGHSESITNMNVPLKHIKPTIFQKDDHR, encoded by the coding sequence ATGGACATTCAGCCCAAAACATATTATAATGCTCAGTTGTCAGATAAAGATTTTGATGCATTAAGTTCATACATATATGGCGAGTATGGAATTAAAATGCCGTATGTGAAAAAAGTTATGTTGCAAAGTCGTTTGCAAAAGCGACTTAAAGAACTGAATTTGTCTACATTCAAAGAGTATATTGAACATGTGTTTGGAACGCCCGGTTCTGAGGAGGTTATACATATGATGGATGTTGTATCAACCAACAAAACCGATTTTTTTCGCGAGCCTGCCCATTTTGATTTTATGAGAGATGTAATACTACCTGAAGCCATATCAAACAACCAGCGAAACATAAAAATATGGAGCGCAGGAAGTTCAAGTGGAGAAGAAGCATATACTATTGCGTTTACAATCAATGAGTTTAACGAAAATATTAAAAATAATAGTGGAATAGATTATCAAATTATTGGAACGGATATCTCTACGATTGTTTTAAAAGCAGCAATCGATGCGGTTTATAAAGAGGATAAAGTAGAGCCAATTCCCATGTCATTGAGGAGAAAGTATTTTTTAAAATCGAAAGATCCCAGGAAAAATTTATACAGAGTTATTCCACAAGTAAGATCAAAAGTTAAATTTGGCAGAATGAATCTTATGGATTCATCTTATTCGATAAATGAAACCTTTGATATCATATTTTGTAGAAACACTTTGATATACTTTGATAGAGAAACGCAAGAAAACGTGATAAATAAGCTGTGCCGGCACTTACGACCGAAAGGATATTTCTTTCTTGGTCATTCTGAATCTATAACAAACATGAATGTACCATTAAAGCATATAAAACCAACAATTTTTCAAAAAGACGACCATCGATGA
- a CDS encoding chemotaxis protein CheA: MEAFKEKFKEEARELIAELEHMVLKLEGNRTDKSIVEEVFRVMHSLKGGSAMFGFTLIDKFTHLLENIYDKIRAGEYQVTDDILDITLNAVDHLRNLIEETPKTVAQLEKDNNKFIEQIENILSTGVLKSNDSKTSSKGNSKEISKHTKTYFVRFEPSVDFFQDGSNPLFLIDDIWQLGEILIVPIFSKIPKYEKIDPIDCYMSWNLLVATDDDINAIMDVFIFTNKRSKVEVAKLSDNNLLAEESHRKTLLETLSKNYNDLFDKLSAIALDFEKAQNESDPNFQRQRVQSTHSSEQTIASIRVSSEKLDNLINWVSELVTIQAQLSLYTQHNQHIGLAPISEEIEKITRRLRDDVFSIRLIPVSNMLTRFQRLVRELSHDLDKDIVFESRGTETELDKNIIEMLADPIMHIIRNSIDHGIEESAEERVKKGKPARGKILFNAYYSGTNVYIQIIDDGKGIDAEKVRAKAIEKDLISSESEISNKELFDFLFLPGFSMAKVVTNLSGRGVGMDVVKRKIADLRGQVEIDSKLGLGTTVTIKLPLTLSIIDGLLVKVENTNIVIPLSSVHKVYEYEHTKIEKAVNNLILADGEQVPIINLRKYFKMKSIPPPLERVVTIEYGEYYMGFTVDEIIGEYQAVLKPLGSAFKEQDFFSGATILGDGTVALVLDPNKLIELFAKTEVKIGD; the protein is encoded by the coding sequence ATGGAAGCGTTTAAAGAAAAATTTAAAGAAGAAGCCAGAGAACTTATTGCCGAACTTGAACACATGGTACTTAAGTTGGAAGGCAATAGAACCGATAAGTCCATTGTCGAAGAAGTTTTTCGCGTAATGCACTCACTTAAAGGAGGTAGTGCAATGTTTGGATTTACATTGATTGATAAATTCACGCATTTGCTAGAAAATATTTACGACAAAATAAGAGCAGGAGAGTATCAGGTTACAGACGATATTCTTGATATAACTCTTAATGCAGTTGACCATTTGCGTAACTTGATAGAAGAAACACCAAAAACAGTTGCGCAATTAGAGAAAGATAATAATAAATTTATCGAACAGATTGAGAATATTCTTAGTACAGGAGTTTTGAAATCAAACGATTCGAAAACTTCATCCAAAGGCAATAGTAAAGAGATAAGCAAGCATACAAAAACATATTTTGTTCGCTTCGAACCTTCTGTCGATTTCTTTCAAGATGGTTCAAATCCTTTGTTTTTAATTGATGATATATGGCAGCTTGGGGAAATACTAATTGTTCCTATATTCTCCAAAATACCGAAATATGAAAAAATAGATCCAATAGATTGTTACATGTCATGGAATTTGTTGGTAGCAACAGATGATGACATAAATGCAATTATGGATGTTTTTATTTTTACAAACAAGCGTTCGAAAGTTGAAGTAGCAAAGCTTTCCGATAACAATTTGTTAGCAGAAGAATCACATAGAAAAACACTGTTAGAAACCTTATCGAAAAATTACAATGACTTGTTTGATAAATTGAGCGCCATTGCTCTAGACTTTGAAAAGGCACAAAACGAAAGTGACCCAAATTTTCAAAGACAAAGAGTACAGTCTACACACTCTAGCGAACAAACTATAGCCTCGATACGGGTATCAAGCGAAAAGCTCGATAATCTGATAAACTGGGTCAGCGAACTTGTTACAATACAAGCGCAGCTATCATTATATACCCAACATAACCAGCATATCGGATTGGCTCCAATATCGGAAGAGATTGAAAAAATAACTCGCCGTTTACGTGATGACGTTTTTAGCATAAGATTAATACCAGTTTCCAACATGCTTACACGTTTTCAGCGATTAGTTCGAGAGTTATCACACGACTTGGATAAGGATATTGTCTTTGAGTCTCGAGGAACTGAAACCGAGTTGGATAAAAATATTATTGAGATGCTTGCCGATCCGATAATGCACATAATAAGAAATAGTATTGATCACGGAATTGAAGAGAGCGCCGAAGAGAGGGTAAAAAAAGGAAAACCAGCCAGAGGCAAAATACTTTTTAATGCGTACTATTCAGGAACAAATGTTTATATACAAATTATTGATGACGGAAAAGGCATTGATGCCGAAAAAGTTAGAGCAAAAGCAATTGAAAAAGATCTAATAAGCTCAGAATCAGAGATTTCTAATAAAGAGCTTTTTGATTTTCTGTTTCTGCCGGGATTTAGCATGGCTAAAGTTGTTACAAACCTTTCAGGACGTGGTGTAGGAATGGATGTTGTGAAACGGAAAATAGCTGATTTAAGAGGACAAGTTGAAATAGACAGTAAGCTAGGATTGGGGACAACAGTAACAATTAAGCTACCACTTACATTATCGATTATAGATGGATTATTAGTGAAAGTTGAAAATACAAACATAGTAATACCACTATCTTCTGTCCATAAAGTATATGAATATGAGCATACTAAGATAGAAAAAGCTGTTAATAATCTGATTTTAGCTGACGGGGAACAGGTGCCGATAATAAACCTACGTAAATACTTCAAGATGAAATCTATTCCGCCACCTTTAGAAAGAGTTGTTACAATTGAGTATGGCGAATATTACATGGGTTTTACTGTAGACGAAATCATTGGAGAGTATCAGGCTGTTTTAAAGCCACTCGGAAGTGCATTTAAAGAACAAGATTTTTTCTCTGGTGCAACAATTTTAGGCGATGGAACAGTTGCATTAGTGTTAGATCCAAATAAACTTATAGAACTGTTTGCAAAAACAGAGGTGAAAATCGGTGATTAA
- the lnt gene encoding apolipoprotein N-acyltransferase: protein MTKNNILLSVLSGLLLATSWFFKPFALLILVAIVPLLLVENSVEGLKDSQKKMTLYASITFLIWNSLTIWWIYKATLFGAIFAVIGNSFLMLFTFCLYFWLRRKSNFRISNYTLIIWWLAFEFAYLRTEISFPWLHLGNTFSTTPSLVQWYEYTGTLGGTLLVLFVNISLSRIIIAFKESKNNKYTIYQTIATLFIPAFLFTYSWFVYSNYEEKGEAFEVVVVQPNIDPYKEKFNGLSDREQLDRILDLAAKKITTETRMVVAPETAITENVWENSIENAMSSIVISSFLSNWNNLSVLIGASTRKIYENGETPSPTAIAFRDTAIFYDRFNTALMYDSAEIQIYHKSRLVIGVEKMPYPKYLKFLESISIDLGGTVGSLGTQEIPSVFKFGSIMAAPVICYESVYGEYVTEYVHEGANMLSIITNDGWWGNTPGYKQHLSFASLRAIETRRAIARSANTGISCFVNQRGEILQPTEWWTPDVISDKVHLNTETTFYTKYGDWLGRAAGIFSLLLMAYGITLVLQSRRVSLKKRHSKKLDN, encoded by the coding sequence ATGACAAAAAATAACATACTGTTATCAGTTTTATCGGGGCTGTTGCTTGCCACCTCATGGTTTTTTAAGCCTTTTGCTTTATTGATATTAGTTGCAATTGTTCCTTTGTTGCTTGTGGAAAACAGTGTTGAGGGTTTGAAAGATTCACAAAAGAAAATGACTCTGTATGCCTCTATCACATTTCTCATATGGAACTCATTAACAATATGGTGGATATATAAAGCCACACTTTTTGGTGCCATTTTCGCTGTTATAGGTAACAGTTTTCTTATGCTTTTTACGTTTTGTCTCTACTTTTGGCTGAGAAGAAAAAGCAATTTTAGAATTAGTAATTATACGTTAATTATATGGTGGTTGGCTTTTGAATTTGCTTATCTACGTACTGAAATATCGTTTCCCTGGCTTCATTTAGGAAATACTTTTAGCACTACGCCCTCGCTTGTACAGTGGTACGAATACACAGGAACTCTTGGAGGAACTCTTTTGGTGTTGTTTGTCAACATATCACTGTCAAGAATTATAATTGCATTTAAAGAAAGTAAAAACAACAAATACACTATATATCAAACTATTGCAACCCTGTTTATTCCAGCTTTTCTGTTTACATATAGCTGGTTTGTTTATAGCAACTATGAGGAAAAAGGTGAAGCATTTGAGGTTGTCGTTGTACAACCCAATATAGACCCATATAAAGAGAAGTTTAACGGGCTTTCAGATCGTGAACAATTAGACAGAATATTAGACCTGGCAGCAAAAAAAATCACTACCGAGACACGTATGGTTGTGGCTCCTGAGACTGCAATTACTGAAAATGTTTGGGAAAACAGTATAGAGAACGCCATGTCGTCAATTGTGATTAGTAGTTTTTTAAGCAATTGGAATAATCTTTCTGTACTTATTGGTGCCAGCACAAGGAAGATATATGAAAATGGAGAAACTCCATCCCCAACTGCGATAGCCTTCAGAGACACAGCAATTTTTTACGATAGGTTCAATACCGCCTTAATGTACGATTCGGCTGAAATACAGATATATCATAAGTCTAGATTAGTAATAGGAGTTGAAAAAATGCCCTATCCAAAGTATTTAAAGTTTCTGGAGAGTATTAGCATCGATCTTGGGGGAACCGTAGGAAGTCTGGGTACACAAGAGATTCCTTCAGTATTCAAATTTGGAAGTATTATGGCTGCACCTGTTATTTGCTACGAATCGGTATATGGCGAGTATGTTACCGAGTATGTACACGAAGGGGCAAATATGTTGTCAATAATAACTAACGATGGTTGGTGGGGCAATACTCCTGGTTACAAGCAACATCTCTCATTTGCAAGCCTGCGAGCCATAGAGACACGCCGAGCCATTGCCCGTTCTGCAAACACTGGCATAAGCTGTTTTGTCAACCAACGTGGCGAAATATTACAGCCAACAGAGTGGTGGACACCCGATGTAATCTCCGATAAAGTTCATTTGAACACCGAAACCACATTCTATACGAAATATGGCGATTGGCTTGGGAGGGCTGCGGGGATATTCTCACTTCTTTTAATGGCTTACGGAATTACTCTTGTTTTACAAAGCAGGAGAGTTTCTTTGAAAAAGCGACACTCAAAAAAGCTAGATAATTAA
- a CDS encoding STAS domain-containing protein has product MSTLRKNVKKTEKQVNIKLSGDVSIANSNELKSILQEFLTDNRKIRVIFEKVEAFDLSAVQLLYAFKRDREAKKLEVYYDADLSQSASVLLQHANITILDKE; this is encoded by the coding sequence ATGTCAACACTGCGTAAAAACGTAAAAAAAACAGAAAAGCAAGTTAATATCAAACTCTCAGGAGATGTTAGCATTGCTAATAGTAATGAATTAAAAAGTATACTACAAGAGTTTTTAACAGATAATCGTAAAATAAGAGTTATCTTTGAAAAAGTTGAAGCTTTTGACTTATCTGCTGTACAGTTGCTTTACGCTTTTAAGCGTGATCGAGAAGCAAAAAAACTCGAAGTATACTATGATGCCGATTTAAGTCAGTCAGCATCAGTTTTATTACAACACGCAAATATCACAATACTTGATAAAGAATAG
- a CDS encoding chemotaxis protein CheW, with protein sequence MKEKHKEADTVSKDIQTYLSFRLGDEEFATNVQKVLNILELKPITKVPHSPEYMCGVINLRGNVLPVVDMRVKFGMEKKEATPDTCIIVLNVDISGEEVMLGILVDSVSEVLEIDEMQVEPSPSIGTRYKAEFIKGMWRQGDDAFIMLLNIDLIFSTNEVVLLQAKTEEAGEVKEEE encoded by the coding sequence ATGAAAGAGAAACACAAAGAAGCCGACACAGTAAGCAAAGACATTCAAACCTACTTGTCTTTTCGTCTTGGAGACGAGGAATTTGCTACTAACGTTCAGAAAGTATTAAACATATTAGAGCTCAAGCCCATAACAAAAGTACCACATTCTCCTGAGTACATGTGCGGAGTTATCAATCTGAGAGGTAATGTGTTGCCAGTTGTTGATATGCGTGTAAAGTTCGGAATGGAAAAAAAAGAAGCAACTCCCGATACATGTATTATAGTATTAAATGTTGACATCAGTGGTGAAGAAGTAATGTTGGGTATTTTGGTTGATTCAGTAAGTGAAGTGCTTGAAATTGACGAGATGCAGGTTGAACCATCTCCAAGTATTGGAACTCGATATAAAGCCGAGTTTATTAAAGGTATGTGGCGTCAAGGTGACGATGCATTTATAATGCTTTTGAATATCGACCTCATTTTTTCAACCAACGAAGTAGTATTGCTACAGGCAAAAACTGAAGAGGCAGGAGAAGTTAAAGAGGAAGAGTAA